The Chrysiogenia bacterium genome includes a region encoding these proteins:
- a CDS encoding DUF503 domain-containing protein has translation MFVGLLRLELRLHGVDSLKGKRAIVKPILERTRRKFHCAAAETGDNDNHHLAQIGISVVGNDQSFLNGCLDNIANYIESLNLAEVIDQEWEILSFP, from the coding sequence TTGTTTGTCGGGTTGTTACGGCTGGAGCTCCGCCTGCACGGGGTCGACTCGCTCAAGGGAAAGCGGGCGATCGTCAAGCCGATCCTCGAGCGCACGCGTCGCAAGTTCCATTGCGCCGCGGCCGAGACCGGCGACAACGACAATCATCATCTGGCACAGATAGGAATCAGCGTGGTTGGCAACGACCAGTCTTTTCTCAACGGTTGCCTGGACAACATCGCCAACTACATCGAGTCCCTGAACCTGGCTGAAGTAATCGACCAGGAATGGGAGATCCTGAGTTTTCCATGA